The genome window ATTACCGTCGTGAATTGAATATGAAAGAGGGCTGGTACAACCGTTCCTTTCAGGCGACACTTAAAAATGGTACTGAAGTATCGGTGAATGTCCGTCGTTTTCTATCTCTGGATTTAGACGAAGCTGGAGTAATCAATTATGAAATCACTCCTTTGAACAAAGACGCCAAAATTATCTATAAACCTTACATCGATGCTGGTGTAACCAATGAAGATGCTAACTGGGAAGAGAAATTCTGGGAACCATTAGACGTTAAAAAATCTGGAAACGAAGCTTTTGTTACAGCACAGACTTTCAAAACGCATTTTAAAGTAACAACCTTTATGCAGAATACCATTTTTGCAAAAGGCGAAAAACAAAATTTATCTCCTACTTCTGTTGATACGACTGCTGATAAAATTTTATTTTATTACGATGTTATTGCTGCAAAAGGAGAAAAATCCGGAATCCAGAAAATTGGAGGTTACACTGTTTCGCTAAATCATACCGATACCGTTTCGGCAGCAGAAAATGTTATTCAAAAAGCTTTAGCAAAAGGATACGATCAATTATTACAGGATCAGATTGATGCTTGGGCAAAAATCTGGGAAATGTCGGATATCACTATCGATGGCGATGTAAAAGCACAGCAGGGAATCCGATTTAATATTTTCCAATTGAATCAAACTTACTTAGGTAAAGATTCCCGTTTAAATATTGGGCCAAAAGGATTTACAGGCGAAAAATACGGAGGTTCTACTTATTGGGACACTGAGGCATATTGTATTCCATTTTATATGGCTACCAAAGACCAGCAGGTCGCCCGTAATTTATTGACGTATCGTTACAATCAATTGGATAAAGCAATTGAAAATGCTAAAGATAATTTAGGTTTTACTAATGGTGCAGCTTTGTATCCGATGGTTACCATGAATGGTGAAGAATGCCATAACGAATGGGAAATCACCCATGAGGAAATCCATAGAAATGGAGCGATTGCTTTTGCAATTTACAATTACCACCGTTTTACAGGCGACTACTCCTATATTCCAGAGAAAGGATTGGAAGTATTAATTGGTATTGCCCGTTTTTGGCATCAAAGAGCTTCTTTTTCCAAAAACAAAAATCAATACATGATTTTGGGTGTAACTGGTCCAAACGAATACGAAAATAACATCAACAATAATTTCTATACCAATTATATTGCTAAATGGTGTATCGATTATGCTACTGAACAAATTCAAAAAGTTACAGCAGAATATCCTGCAGACCACAAACGCATTATCGAAAAAGTAAAACTCTCGGAAGCAGAATTAGCGGAATGGAATAAAGTTTCGAGCAATATGTATTTCCCAAGATCGGAGGAAATGGGGATTTACCTGCAGCAGGACGGTTTCTTAGACAAAGATTTAGTCCGTGTAAAAGACTTAGACCGTTCACAAAGACCAATTAACCAAAAATGGTCTTGGGACAGAGTTTTGCGTTCGCCTTACATCAAACAGGCTGACGTATTGCAGTGTTTTTACTTCTTCGAAGATCATTTTTCGAAAGAAGAATTGGAGCGTAATTTTGATTTCTACGAATCATTTACAGTACATGAAAGTTCGCTTTCGCCTTGCGTACACTCGATTCAGGCTGCTTTATTAGATAAAATGGATATGGCCTACGCTTTCTATTTAAGAACTTCCCGTTTGGATCTTGATGATTACAACAAAGAGGTGGAAGAAGGCTGTCACATCACATCAATGGCAGGAACCTGGATGAGCATTGTGGAAGGATTCGGCGGAATGAGAGTGAAAAATGACGCACTTCATTTTTCTCCAAAAATTCCTAAAGAATGGGAAGGTTATTCCTTTAAAATCAATTTTAGAAACCAGATTCTGAAAATTGCAGTGGATCATAAGGAAACTAAATTCACTTTGGAAGGGACAAATGAATTAACTGTTTATGTGAACGGCACAGCAGTTTTGGTTCAGCCAAATCATTAAAATAAATTAGTAAACAAACCCTTTCTTAGTATTACTTCGAAAGGGTTTTAAAATTATAGCAGTAATGAAAAAAGCAATTATTCTCATGTGTCTTATATCAGCATCCGTTTTTGCTCAAATTGACAGAGTTGAGCCCCCGTTTTGGTATGCAGGAATGCATAATCCAGAACTGCAGATTATGTTTTATGGTAAAAATATTGCCGAGAATGAAGTGACTGTTTCCAATAATATTGTAATCAAAGAAGTAAAAAAGACCGAAAACCCCAATTATCTTTTTGTTACCATCGATACTAAAAATGTGACGGCTCAGGATTTAGTTTTTTCATTTTCGAAAAACAAAAAAGTCGCTTTCACAAAAAAATACAGTTTAAAACAAAGAAGGGAAAATTCCGCTTCCAGAAAAAGCTACGATGCCTCCGATTTGATTTATCTGATAATGTCCGATCGTTTTGCGAATGGAAATCCAAAAAATGACAGCGATAAATCAGTTACTGAAAAAGGAAACCGAGCGCTTCCTGGCGGAAGACACGGTGGAGATATTGCCGGTATGATTCAGCATTTGGATTACATAAAAGAATTGGGAGCAACGGCACTTTGGCCGACACCACTTTGCGAAGATAATGACAAAGCCTATTCATACCATACTTACGGACAATCGGATGTTTACAAAATTGATCCCCGTTTTGGAACTAATGAAGAGTATGTACAGCTTTCGGCCGAACTGCACAAGCGCGACATGAAACTCATTATGGATTACGTGACCAATCATTGGGGAGCCGAACATTGGATGATGAAAGATTTGCCTACTTATGAATGGATTCATCAGTTTCCGGGTTATGCCCAAACCAATTACAGAATGACCACTCAGTTTGACCCGAACGCATCGCAGATTGATGCTAAAATGTGTATGGACGGCTGGTTTGTAAAATCAATGCCTGATTTGAATCAGTCGAATCCATTGGTGAATACTTATTTGAAACAAAACGCAATCTGGTGGATTGAGTATGCCAATTTAGATGGTTTTCGTGTAGATACCTATTCGTATTGTGATAAAAAAGGAATCGCCGAATGGACCAAAGCCGTTACCGATGAATACCCAAATTTCAACATCGTTGGGGAAGTCTGGATGCACGATCAGGCGCAGATGGCGTATTGGCAGAAAGACAGTAAAATTGCAGCAATACAGGATTATAATTCGTACCTGCCGTCTGTAATGGATTTCACACTGATGGAAACGATGGCCAATGTTTTCAATCAAGACAATGGAAAATGGAACGAAGGAATGGTCAATATTTATGAAAATTTCACCAATGATTTTCTGTATCCAAACATCAACAGCATCATGATTTTTGCCGAAAATCACGATACAAACCGTTTCAACGAAATTTATCAAAAAGATTTATCGAAATATAAAATGGCAATGACTTTGCTGGCAACCGTTCGAGGAATTCCACAGATTTATTACGGTTCCGAGATTGGAATGGCAGGAAGTAAAGACAAAGACGGCGATGCTGCCATTCGTCAGGATTTCCCTGGAGGCTGGGCAGGTGATGCCAATAACGCTTTCGCAAAAGAAGGAAGAACGACCGAGCAGCAGCAGTTTTTTGATTTCTCATCAAAATTGTTCAATTGGAGAAAAACCAATGATGCCGTGCATTTCGGGAAGATGAAACATTACATTCCGGAGAATAATGTCTATGTGTATTTCAGATATACTGATTCCAAAGCGGTTATGGTGGTCATCAATAACAATAAGGAATCTAAAACTTTTGCAACTAACCGTTTTCAGGAGAGTTTGGTGAATTATTCAACTGGAAATGATGTGATTTCAGGAAAATCAATTGATTTGAAAAATGACATCACCATCGAAGGAAAATCGGTTCTGCTTTTGGAATTGAAGTGATTTTTTTAAACCATTAAGATATTAAGAGTCATTAAGAAAGCTTAATAACCTTAATATCTTAATGGTTCAAAATTTTAGATTAGCTATGAAAAAAATAATTTTATTGCTTTTAATTTCCAATTTTTCCTTTGCCCAAAACGCAAACAGAAAATTTGAAAGTTATAAAGTAGTCCAAAACTCTTTGGAAATAAAAACATCTGACGGGCAGTATTTCATAAAACCCTATTCGGATAAAATAATTGAAACCACTTTTTTGCCTAAGGGCGAAAAATCAAATTCCAATTCGCATGCCGTTGTTTTAACTCCAGAAAAAACGGTTTTTAAAGTAAAGCAAACTCAAAACGAATTGGTGTATTCTTCAAACGGAATTTCGGTTACTATCACAAAAAGCCCTTTTCAAATTGCCTATTTGTACAAAAACAAAGAGTTGATTTCGGAGAAAAACGGATATGTAAAAAGAAATACAAACAGTAAGGAACAACCACAAGAAACTCTTGAGTTTAATTTGGATGCCTCCGAAGCGCTTTATGGTGCTGGAGCGAGAGCATTGGGTATGAACCGTCGCGGAAACCGTTTGGAATTGTACAACCAAGCTGATTATGGATATGGAACACGTTCTAAGAAAATGAATTTCTCTATTCCGCTAGTAATGTCTTCCAGAATTTATGCGGTTCATTTTGATAATGGTGCTATCGGGTGGTTGGATTTGGACAGTAAAAAAGATAATACTTTGGTTTATGAAACCATCTCTGGCAGAAAAACCTATCAGGTGATTGCAGGTGATTCGTGGGTTGATTTGACTTCAAATTACACAGCTTTGACAGGAAGACAGCCTCTTGTTCCTCGTTGGGTTTTGGGGAATTTCTCTAGTAGATTTGGGTACCATTCACAGGAAGAAGTGATGAAAACCATTGACAAATATTTGAAAGATGAAATCCCTGTCGATGCCATTATTCTTGATTTGTATTGGTTCGGGAAAACGGTTACGGGAACGATGGGGAATTTGGATTGGGACAAAGACAATTTCTCTGATCCAAAGAAAATGATAAGCGATTTGAACGGTAAAGGAGTTAAAACCGTTTTGATTACCGAGCCTTTCATATTGACAACTTCAAGTAGATGGCAAGATGCAGTCGATAAGAAAGTTTTGGCAACAGACGATGCCGGAAATCCGTTTAAATATGATTTCTTTTTCGGGAATACCGGACTTGTAGATGTGTTTAAACCCGAAGGGAAAACTTGGTTTTGGAACATATATAAAAATCTAATCAATCAAGGAGTTGGCGGTTGGTGGGGCGATTTGGGAGAACCCGAAGTGTTTCCGTCAGCGTCCTTTACCGCACAGGGAAAAGCTGATGAAGTGCATAATATTTACGGCCATACTTGGGCCAAAATGATTAATGATGGCTACGTTAAGGATTTTCCAAATGTGCGTCCGTTTATTTTGATGCGCGCCGGATATTCGGGATCACAGCATTACGGAATGATTCCGTGGTCGGGCGATGTAAGTCGTAGTTGGGAAGGATTACAATCGCAACCCGAAATAGCATTGCAGATGGGAATGCAGGGAATGGCATATATGCATTCGGATTTGGGAGGATTTGCCGGAGATTATTTCGACAATGAGCTGTATGTTCGTTGGTTGCAGTACGGCGTATTTCAGCCGGTTTATCGTCCGCACGCGCAGGAAGATGTGGCTTCGGAACCTGTTAACAAAGACATTCTGACCAAAGCCAAAGTCAAAAAACAAATCGAGTTGCGTTACCAAATGTTGCCGTACAATTACACTTTGGCTTTCGAAAATAACAACAAAGGCTTGCCATTGATGCGTCCTTTGTTTTTTGAGGAACCAACCAATGACAAGTTACTGAATTCTTGCGATTCCTATTTGTGGGGAAATGATTTTTTGGTGACACCAATT of Flavobacterium marginilacus contains these proteins:
- a CDS encoding glycoside hydrolase family 65 protein, translating into MNQDYIKPDNWSIIEEGFDKEQVKSSESLFSIGNGAMGQRANFEENYSGETFQGSYIAGIYYPDKTKVGWWKNGYPKYFAKVLNAPNWIGINIEINGEDFDLNTCTEVSNYRRELNMKEGWYNRSFQATLKNGTEVSVNVRRFLSLDLDEAGVINYEITPLNKDAKIIYKPYIDAGVTNEDANWEEKFWEPLDVKKSGNEAFVTAQTFKTHFKVTTFMQNTIFAKGEKQNLSPTSVDTTADKILFYYDVIAAKGEKSGIQKIGGYTVSLNHTDTVSAAENVIQKALAKGYDQLLQDQIDAWAKIWEMSDITIDGDVKAQQGIRFNIFQLNQTYLGKDSRLNIGPKGFTGEKYGGSTYWDTEAYCIPFYMATKDQQVARNLLTYRYNQLDKAIENAKDNLGFTNGAALYPMVTMNGEECHNEWEITHEEIHRNGAIAFAIYNYHRFTGDYSYIPEKGLEVLIGIARFWHQRASFSKNKNQYMILGVTGPNEYENNINNNFYTNYIAKWCIDYATEQIQKVTAEYPADHKRIIEKVKLSEAELAEWNKVSSNMYFPRSEEMGIYLQQDGFLDKDLVRVKDLDRSQRPINQKWSWDRVLRSPYIKQADVLQCFYFFEDHFSKEELERNFDFYESFTVHESSLSPCVHSIQAALLDKMDMAYAFYLRTSRLDLDDYNKEVEEGCHITSMAGTWMSIVEGFGGMRVKNDALHFSPKIPKEWEGYSFKINFRNQILKIAVDHKETKFTLEGTNELTVYVNGTAVLVQPNH
- a CDS encoding glycoside hydrolase family 13 protein, giving the protein MKKAIILMCLISASVFAQIDRVEPPFWYAGMHNPELQIMFYGKNIAENEVTVSNNIVIKEVKKTENPNYLFVTIDTKNVTAQDLVFSFSKNKKVAFTKKYSLKQRRENSASRKSYDASDLIYLIMSDRFANGNPKNDSDKSVTEKGNRALPGGRHGGDIAGMIQHLDYIKELGATALWPTPLCEDNDKAYSYHTYGQSDVYKIDPRFGTNEEYVQLSAELHKRDMKLIMDYVTNHWGAEHWMMKDLPTYEWIHQFPGYAQTNYRMTTQFDPNASQIDAKMCMDGWFVKSMPDLNQSNPLVNTYLKQNAIWWIEYANLDGFRVDTYSYCDKKGIAEWTKAVTDEYPNFNIVGEVWMHDQAQMAYWQKDSKIAAIQDYNSYLPSVMDFTLMETMANVFNQDNGKWNEGMVNIYENFTNDFLYPNINSIMIFAENHDTNRFNEIYQKDLSKYKMAMTLLATVRGIPQIYYGSEIGMAGSKDKDGDAAIRQDFPGGWAGDANNAFAKEGRTTEQQQFFDFSSKLFNWRKTNDAVHFGKMKHYIPENNVYVYFRYTDSKAVMVVINNNKESKTFATNRFQESLVNYSTGNDVISGKSIDLKNDITIEGKSVLLLELK
- a CDS encoding TIM-barrel domain-containing protein; the encoded protein is MKKIILLLLISNFSFAQNANRKFESYKVVQNSLEIKTSDGQYFIKPYSDKIIETTFLPKGEKSNSNSHAVVLTPEKTVFKVKQTQNELVYSSNGISVTITKSPFQIAYLYKNKELISEKNGYVKRNTNSKEQPQETLEFNLDASEALYGAGARALGMNRRGNRLELYNQADYGYGTRSKKMNFSIPLVMSSRIYAVHFDNGAIGWLDLDSKKDNTLVYETISGRKTYQVIAGDSWVDLTSNYTALTGRQPLVPRWVLGNFSSRFGYHSQEEVMKTIDKYLKDEIPVDAIILDLYWFGKTVTGTMGNLDWDKDNFSDPKKMISDLNGKGVKTVLITEPFILTTSSRWQDAVDKKVLATDDAGNPFKYDFFFGNTGLVDVFKPEGKTWFWNIYKNLINQGVGGWWGDLGEPEVFPSASFTAQGKADEVHNIYGHTWAKMINDGYVKDFPNVRPFILMRAGYSGSQHYGMIPWSGDVSRSWEGLQSQPEIALQMGMQGMAYMHSDLGGFAGDYFDNELYVRWLQYGVFQPVYRPHAQEDVASEPVNKDILTKAKVKKQIELRYQMLPYNYTLAFENNNKGLPLMRPLFFEEPTNDKLLNSCDSYLWGNDFLVTPITKAGVTNATVYFPKNNNWFDFYTGQKHEGGNMENIAVLADNIPVFVRGGAFVPMIKTIQNTTKYSLANFDLHFYFDEKTMSSSGKLYNDDGLTPNAFEKGAYEILNFSSNASAKVITLKITTTVGKEFVSVDKNVTLLVHNISSKPTKVTVNGANVDFKTNASTLEIPVVLKKGLDNEIKIQL